One Oncorhynchus kisutch isolate 150728-3 unplaced genomic scaffold, Okis_V2 scaffold2488, whole genome shotgun sequence DNA segment encodes these proteins:
- the LOC109877216 gene encoding uncharacterized protein LOC109877216 codes for MSSSRQVPPTKRKTTATCLKRRKINEESLKSSGTAFIGQVIKFWKSSLWVDRIEDYVEKLLHSIFFLGHIHEDRLLPNAFFESQAVKDELQTRFKMAFHNYMSPPCQTPFSILLTLAVKICGHEDEDKIQENLLSFLEALQLPPKIKGESNYTNYYTLEATVIALCYNETPGALRPVKYYGASLSCRGERAKKIMINQSCLNVWHDYVSYAVLSFRHDDQGNGISFPGTNCYEDRRPCKNCGDLFSLPNPETDKNDFPYGNCAETECLSNLIFNDEDVQSKMIKRIDYIGENLKGLREKAKKALEQSMATVPES; via the exons ATGAGCAGCTCC AGGCAGGTACCACCTACAAAAAG GAAAACAACAGCTACATGTCTGAAACGGAGGAAAATAAATGAAGAAAGCTTAAAGTCATCAGGAACAGCATTTATTGGACAGGTTATAAAGTTTTGGAAAAGTTCCCTGTGGGTTGACAGAATAGAAGATTACGTGGAAAAG TTGCTTCACAGCATCTTTTTCTTAGGTCACATTCATGAGGACCGTCTTCTTCCAAATGCCTTCTTTGAGTCTCAAGCGGTGAAGGACGAATTACAAACAAGATTTAAAATGGCATTCCACAATTACATGTCTCCACCCTGTCAGACTCCATTTTCCATTCTTCTGACTTTG GCTGTCAAGATTTGTGGTCATGAGGACGAAGATAAAATACAAGAAAATCTTCTAAGTTTCCTGGAAGCATTGCAATTGCCCCCCAAAATAAAAGGCGAGAGTAACTACACAAACTACTACACTCTGGAGGCTACTGTCATAGCTTTGTGCTACAACGAAACCCCTGGAGCCCTCAGACCAGTGAAGTACTATGGAGCATCCCTGTcctgcagaggggagagagcaaagAAAATTATGATCAATCAGTCATGTCTAAACGTGTGGCATGACTATGTGTCTTATGCAGTGTTGTCATTCAGACATGATGATCAGGGAAACGGTATCAGCTTCCCTGGCACCAATTGTTATGAAGACCGAAGGCCGTGCAAGAACTGTGGGGATCTTTTCTCTCTCCCAAACCCTGAGACGGACAAAAATGACTTTCCCTATGGAAACTGTGCCGAAACGGAGTGCCTGAGTaaccttattttcaatgatgaggATGTCCAGAGCAAAATGATTAAGAGAATCGACTACATAGGGGAAAACCTGAAAGGTCTTAGAGAAAAGGCAAAAAAAGCTTTGGAACAGTCTATGGCAACTGTGCCAGAGTCATAA